The following coding sequences lie in one Arachis hypogaea cultivar Tifrunner chromosome 4, arahy.Tifrunner.gnm2.J5K5, whole genome shotgun sequence genomic window:
- the LOC112797837 gene encoding chaperone protein ClpB3, chloroplastic yields MASTTSFPGLSSLSHSVPISCSRNHRALLSNPRYSSLAFPSKPFNLLRSLPITKRNHFANGFRTTTHRNPQRFSVRCEASSGRITQQEFTEMAWQAIVSSPEVAKENKHQIVETEHLMKALLEQKNGLARRIFSKAGVDNTRLLEATDKYIQRQPKVLGESAGSMLGRELEALIQRARDYKKEYGDSFVSVEHFLLGFTQDQRFGKQLFRDFQISQQTLKSAIESVRGRQSVIDQDPEGKYEALEKYGKDLTAMAKAGKLDPVIGRDDEIRRCIQILSRRTKNNPVLIGEPGVGKTAISEGLAQRIVQGDVPQALMNRRLISLDMGALIAGAKYRGEFEDRLKAVLKEVTESEGQTILFIDEIHTVVGAGATNGAMDAGNLLKPMLGRGELRCIGATTLDEYRKYIEKDPALERRFQQVYVDQPTVEDTISILRGLRERYELHHGVRISDSALVEAAILSDRYISGRFLPDKAIDLVDEAAAKLKMEITSKPTALDEINRSVLKLEMERLSLTNDTDKASRDRLNRLETELSLLKEKQAELTEQWEHEKSVMTRIQSIKEEIDRVNLEIQQAEREYDLNRAAELKYGSLNSLQRQLETAEKELDEYMSSGQSMLREEVTGNDIAEIVSKWTGIPVSKLQQSEREKLLYLEDVLHKRVVGQDPAVRAVAEAIQRSRAGLSDPHRPIASFMFMGPTGVGKTELAKTLASYLFNTEEALVRIDMSEYMEKHAVSRLIGAPPGYVGYEEGGQLTETVRRRPYAVILFDEIEKAHADVFNVFLQILDDGRVTDSQGRTVSFTNTVIIMTSNVGSQYIINADDETESKESTYETIKQRVMDAARAVFRPEFMNRVDEYIVFQPLDREQISSIVRLQLEHVQKRISDKKMKIKVTDAAIELLGSLGYDPNYGARPVKRVIQQNVENELAKGILRGEFKDEDTILIDTEVTAFSNGQLPQQKLTFRKIEPDSAEPSTQDSLEPFPQTS; encoded by the exons ATGGCTTCTACGACGTCGTTTCCGGGTCTCTCTTCACTTTCCCACTCTGTTCCAATTTCATGCAGCAGGAACCACCGTGCTCTTCTTTCTAATCCCCGCTACTCCTCCCTTGCTTTCCCTTCAAAGCCCTTCAACCTTCTGAGATCGCTTCCCATCACCAAAAGGAACCATTTTGCAAATGGGTTTCGGACAACAACTCACAGAAATCCCCAACGTTTCTCTGTTCGCTGTGAAGCTTCAAGTGGAAGG ATTACGCAGCAAGAGTTCACCGAAATGGCGTGGCAGGCGATAGTTTCCTCGCCGGAGGTGGCGAAGGAGAACAAGCATCAGATTGTGGAGACTGAGCACTTGATGAAGGCTTTGTTGGAGCAAAAGAATGGTCTTGCTCGCAGGATTTTTTCCAAGGCTGGAGTTGATAACACTCGGCTTCTAGAAGCTACTGACAAGTACATTCAGAGGCAACCCAAG GTTCTAGGGGAATCAGCTGGTTCGATGTTGGGGCGTGAGTTGGAGGCATTGATTCAGAGAGCCAGGGACTACAAGAAAGAATATGGGGATTCATTTGTTTCAGTTGAACACTTCCTTCTTGGTTTTACCCAAGATCAACGTTTCGGGAAGCAGTTATTTAGGGATTTCCAAATATCGCAGCAGACGCTAAAATCTGCAATAGAGTCTGTTAGGGGACGCCAGTCAGTTATTGACCAAG aTCCGGAGGGGAAGTATGAAGCCTTGGAAAAATATGGGAAAGATTTGACAGCAATGGCTAAAGCGGGAAAACTTGACCCAGTCATAGGAAGAGATGACGAAATACGTCGGTGCATCCAGATTCTCTCCAGGAGGACAAAGAACAATCCTGTGCTAATTGGTGAGCCTGGTGTAGGAAAGACTGCAATTTCTGAAGG GCTTGCTCAGAGAATTGTGCAAGGAGATGTTCCTCAGGCTTTAATGAACCGTAGG CTTATATCACTTGATATGGGTGCACTTATTGCTGGAGCAAAGTACCGGGGAGAATTTGAGGACAGGCTAAAAGCTGTCCTTAAAGAAGTAACAGAATCTGAGGGTCAGACAATCCTTTTTATTGATGAGATCCACACAGTTGTTGGGGCAG GTGCCACAAATGGTGCTATGGATGCTGGTAATCTTTTAAAGCCTATGCTTGGTCGGGGAGAGCTGCGATGTATTGGCGCTACAACATTAGATGAGTATCGCAAGTATATTGAGAAGGACCCAGCTCTAGAGCGTCGTTTTCAGCAAGTTTATGTTGACCAACCTACAGTTGAAGATACTATTTCAATACTGAGGGGGCTGCGGGAAAGGTATGAGCTTCATCATGGGGTCCGAATTTCGGACAGCGCACTTGTGGAAGCTGCAATTCTCTCAGATCGATATATCAGTGGAAGATTTTTGCCTGACAAAG CTATTGATCTGGTTGATGAAGCTGCTGCCAAACTGAAAATGGAAATTACTTCTAAACCTACTGCACTTGATGAGATCAACCGATCAGTCTTGAAACTAGAGATGGAGCGACTCTCTCTAACAAATGATACAGATAAGGCCTCAAGAGACAGGCTAAATCGTCTTGAGACAGAGCTCTCTCTTTTGAAAGAGAAACAGGCTGAGCTCACTGAACAGTGGGAGCATGAAAAGTCAGTAATGACTCGAATTCAATCAATCAAAGAAGAG ATAGACAGGGTGAATCTTGAGATCCAACAGGCTGAGAGGGAGTATGATCTTAACCGTGCTGCTGAATTAAAGTATGGCAGTCTGAACTCCTTGCAACGGCAACTGGAAACTGCAGAGAAGGAGTTGGATGAATACATGAGCTCCGGCCAGTCTATGCTGAGGGAGGAAGTTACAGGAAATGATATTGCCGAAATTGTAAGCAAGTGGACAGGTATACCTGTTTCAAAACTACAACAATCAGAGAGGGAGAAGTTGTTGTATTTGGAAGATGTGCTCCATAAGCGTGTGGTCGGTCAAGACCCTGCTGTTAGGGCAGTAGCCGAGGCAATCCAACGGTCAAGAGCAGGTCTTTCAGATCCTCATCGTCCAATCGCTAGCTTCATGTTTATGGGACCAACGGGTGTGGGAAAGACAGAGCTGGCTAAGACACTTGCTTCCTACTTATTCAACACAGAAGAAGCACTTGTAAGAATAGATATGAGTGAGTACATGGAAAAGCATGCAGTTTCAAGATTGATTGGAGCTCCACCTGGATATGTTGGGTATGAAGAGGGAGGTCAACTTACTGAGACGGTTCGCCGCAGACCTTATGCTGTTATTCTGTTTGACGAGATTGAGAAGGCACATGCAGATGTTTTCAACGTATTCCTTCAAATCTTGGATGATGGAAGAGTGACCGACTCGCAGGGCCGCACAGTGAGTTTTACCAACACAGTTATCATTATGACCTCAAATGTTGGATCCCAATACATAATCAACGCTGATGATGAGACCGAGTCGAAAGAATCGACTTATGAAACCATAAAGCAGCGCGTAATGGACGCAGCAAGAGCTGTTTTCCGTCCTGAGTTCATGAACAGAGTTGATGAGTATATTGTTTTCCAGCCTCTAGACCGCGAGCAAATTAGTAGCATTGTGAGGTTACAG TTGGAGCACGTGCAGAAGAGAATTTCGGACAAGAAGATGAAAATCAAGGTGACAGATGCTGCTATTGAACTTCTTGGAAGTCTAGGGTATGATCCAAACTATGGTGCAAGGCCAGTAAAGCGAGTGATTCA